One window from the genome of Synechococcus sp. PROS-7-1 encodes:
- a CDS encoding DUF4278 domain-containing protein, which produces MTTLQRTYRGIAYDPAQHERLSDQRVDHTYRGSHYEAPLRHQAAETDTVELHYRGSVYQHRQQQAKS; this is translated from the coding sequence ATGACCACTCTCCAACGCACGTACCGAGGCATTGCCTACGACCCCGCTCAGCACGAACGGCTGAGCGACCAACGGGTCGATCACACCTACCGCGGAAGTCACTACGAAGCGCCCCTGCGCCATCAGGCTGCAGAGACCGACACCGTCGAACTGCACTATCGCGGCAGCGTTTATCAGCACAGACAGCAACAAGCCAAATCCTGA
- a CDS encoding P-II family nitrogen regulator, which produces MKKVEAVIRPFKLEDVKLALVNAGIVGMTVSEVRGFGRQKGQVERYRGSEFTVEFLQKLKVEVVVDDARVDTVVTAIAEAAKTGEIGDGKIFISAVETVVRIRTGDRDGAAL; this is translated from the coding sequence ATGAAAAAAGTTGAAGCTGTTATTCGTCCGTTCAAGCTGGAAGATGTGAAGCTCGCCCTGGTCAATGCCGGAATTGTCGGCATGACTGTGAGTGAAGTGCGCGGATTCGGCCGGCAGAAAGGTCAGGTTGAGCGGTATCGCGGGTCCGAGTTCACTGTTGAATTTCTGCAGAAGCTCAAGGTCGAAGTGGTCGTCGACGACGCCAGGGTGGACACGGTCGTCACCGCCATCGCTGAAGCTGCAAAAACCGGCGAGATCGGCGATGGAAAAATCTTCATCTCAGCCGTCGAGACCGTGGTTCGGATCCGTACCGGTGATCGTGATGGCGCTGCCCTCTGA